Within Vibrio campbellii CAIM 519 = NBRC 15631 = ATCC 25920, the genomic segment AGAAAAAAGCAAAGCTAGCAGAATACTGTATGGGACAAAATGCAGCCAAAACCGCGAATGAACTGGTGGTTTTTGTCGCAACGACCCACAACTGGGGAGAGCGCGCGAAGCGCAACGCAGAGACTGTGCGTCAAGCTTTTAAAGGCCGTGACGACGTTGCGGCCAAGCGCGCCCTTAATTATTACGAAAAACTCATCCCAATGGTTTACAACAACGACATGTTTGGTGTCCGCGGTTTACTGAGGAAGGCATATAGCTGGTGGTTAGGTAGAAACAAACCCATGGTGCGAGAAGTGAGTAAATCGGACGTACGTGTTTGTTTGCACAAGAGCGTTTCACTTGCTGCGATGACCTTTATGTACGCAATGCGCGAGAAAGGTTATGACACATGCCCGATGGAGGGCTTTGATTCAAAACGCGTAAAACAGCTACTCGGTTTAAGAGACAGCGACCAGATCACAATGGTTGTTAGCTGTGGTGTTAGAACCGATGAGGGCGTATACGGAGAACGTCATCGTGTCGCGAATGAGTCAGTGATTAAAACGCACTAATTTATCGCTAAACTTTTTGTTCGAGCTGCCGCTAATAACTAGAACGCCTTTCCATATTGAACGTATGGCTGTTTTTTGTTCAAAAATTAGACGAAATTTCAGCATTTGATATAGAAGTGTGCAGTCAGCATCCTTTTGATTATTTACAAATTCTGTCTCAAAGACTACAAAAGGACTCTTGGAAATTTACGCCTGTGAAGTGATTCTCTGTGGCATTGCATCAAGCCACTTCTTGATGCGTATTTTGGATAATTGGGTTTATGAGTAACGTAACCAGTACTATTCTGACTGAAAGTGGTACCAATGAGCTTGAAATCATTGAGTTCCATTTAGAAAAACAATTGCCAGATGGCAGCACAAAAACATGTTATTACGGTATTAACGTCGCTAAAGTACGAGAAGTGATTCGCGTACCAGAGACTACTGATTATCCGAATGCACAACCTCACATGATCGGCGTATTCTCGTCGCGCGAAGTATTAACACCTCTGGTTGACCTTGCTGGTTGGTTAGGTGTTCCTACTCGCCGTGATCTTGAGCGTAAGTTCGTTATCGTTACCGATTTTAACAAGATGACAAATGGCTTCTTGATTGACAGTA encodes:
- a CDS encoding nitroreductase family protein; this encodes MSQSSFESIVHLRRSVRKYDADAEFNHDDVATALELTTLSPNSSNMQMWEFHRVISDEKKAKLAEYCMGQNAAKTANELVVFVATTHNWGERAKRNAETVRQAFKGRDDVAAKRALNYYEKLIPMVYNNDMFGVRGLLRKAYSWWLGRNKPMVREVSKSDVRVCLHKSVSLAAMTFMYAMREKGYDTCPMEGFDSKRVKQLLGLRDSDQITMVVSCGVRTDEGVYGERHRVANESVIKTH